The Trueperaceae bacterium genome includes a window with the following:
- the ccmE gene encoding cytochrome c maturation protein CcmE, which produces MKRIVYALLGVAVLAVAGFLIARALQSSLVYFILPSEYARDAASFDGKRVRLGGLVQAGSVVYDDAKLHLTFQITDGIKDYPVRYDGAPPDLFQENGGVVIEGRFHDDVFVGDNLLVKHSENYHPPAEGEPIDVEALKESLR; this is translated from the coding sequence ATGAAGCGCATCGTCTACGCGCTCCTCGGTGTCGCCGTCCTCGCCGTCGCGGGGTTCCTGATCGCCCGGGCCCTGCAGTCGTCCCTCGTCTACTTCATCCTCCCGAGCGAGTACGCGCGCGACGCCGCCTCGTTCGACGGCAAGCGCGTGCGCCTCGGTGGCCTGGTGCAGGCCGGCAGCGTGGTCTACGACGACGCCAAGCTCCACCTGACCTTCCAGATCACCGACGGCATCAAGGATTACCCCGTGCGCTACGACGGCGCGCCGCCCGACCTGTTCCAGGAGAACGGCGGCGTCGTCATCGAGGGGCGCTTCCACGACGACGTCTTCGTGGGTGACAACCTGCTCGTGAAGCACAGCGAGAACTACCACCCGCCGGCCGAGGGCGAACCCATCGACGTCGAAGCCCTCAAAGAGTCGCTGCGCTAG